The Ignavibacteriales bacterium genome includes a region encoding these proteins:
- a CDS encoding DUF3109 family protein, protein MADSSYPILRTHKLAHIPALKVDPVVFNSRFQHGCSMINCNATCCAGGVLLDIEERDNILHHVDLIHRHMEPGQIKDPAAWFDVEVEEDADYPSGKGTGTQTTEKGCVFLKHDGRCVLQTAAMEEGLPKDMLKPFFCFAFPVTIDGGVLTIDDPDLANRPECCSMIPGGTVSVLDLCAEEFEFVLGSEGAKALRELAPPHA, encoded by the coding sequence ATGGCAGACAGCAGCTACCCGATACTTCGCACACACAAGCTTGCGCATATCCCCGCCTTGAAGGTCGACCCGGTCGTATTTAACTCAAGGTTCCAGCACGGCTGTTCGATGATCAACTGCAATGCGACCTGTTGCGCGGGAGGGGTCCTGCTCGACATCGAGGAGCGTGACAACATCCTGCATCATGTTGACCTTATCCATCGGCATATGGAACCTGGGCAGATCAAAGATCCGGCCGCATGGTTCGATGTCGAAGTGGAAGAAGATGCCGATTATCCGTCCGGCAAGGGGACGGGGACTCAAACGACCGAGAAAGGCTGCGTGTTTCTGAAGCATGACGGACGCTGTGTCCTTCAGACGGCAGCGATGGAGGAGGGACTGCCGAAGGACATGCTGAAACCATTCTTCTGCTTCGCATTCCCGGTCACGATCGATGGCGGTGTTCTGACAATTGATGATCCTGATCTTGCGAATCGGCCTGAGTGTTGCAGCATGATTCCCGGTGGAACTGTATCGGTGCTGGATCTTTGTGCCGAGGAGTTTGAATTCGTTTTGGGGAGCGAAGGGGCGAAGGCCTTGCGCGAACTCGCGCCTCCACATGCATAA
- the mutS gene encoding DNA mismatch repair protein MutS: MATPLMKQYQQVKAKHPDTILLFRMGDFYETFEEDAKTAARVLGITLTKRGNGAAGEVPLAGFPYHALDAYLPKLLKAGHRVAICEQMEDPRFAVGLVKRDVVEVVTPGVSFSDKVLEQKQNNYLAAVALPSPLAQGDEMIGFAFIDVSTAEFGVTEFPFRNLADQIHVLQPSELLVQKRDLETLESILRDKFRGLYTKVEDWVYNGDYSYEILVNHFKTQSLKGFGVEHLKTGLVAAGAVMHYLQETQKANLPHLRKVTPFDTSDYMVLDASTKRNLEITASLSGQSDGTLFAVLDRTQTAMGGRLLKAWVNRPLKKLESIRRRLDAVKELFGNDSVRSDLRDVLGQVGDLERLVARIATGRANPRELKQLERSLTFIPSVKQHVGLLKSPTLAEMHAALNPLDPLVKLLHDAIEEDPPLALVEGGVIRVGYSKELDDLRTIAFSGKDWIAKLQAKERQRTGIPSLKVGYNNVFGYYIEITNTHKDKIPADYIRKQTLTNAERYITPDLKEYEEKVLHAEEKILALETRIFSDIRISIAEYSASILDNARLLATFDCFVALADVAVESNFVCPEVDDSTRLEIREGRHPVIERLLPPGERYTANNTLMDTESDQILIITGPNMSGKSSYLRQVGLIVLLAQIGSFVPAAEAKIGLVDRIYTRVGASDNIASGESTFLVEMHEAATIVNTSTSRGLILLDEVGRGTSTFDGISIAWALTEYLHTRIGAKTLFATHYHELNELADIFPRIKNYKVDVREYGDKVLFLHKVVPGFADHSYGIQVAQMAGLPEEVTDRAKKILKNLEESDLNVYSSGRQIKGRTPPPDIQMTLFEVKDERLREEIRKLDVENMTPLEALQKLTEIKRRLDQQ, from the coding sequence ATGGCTACACCATTAATGAAACAATACCAGCAGGTCAAAGCGAAACACCCCGACACGATTCTCCTGTTCCGGATGGGGGACTTCTATGAGACTTTTGAAGAAGACGCGAAGACCGCTGCGAGGGTGCTCGGCATAACACTCACCAAGCGCGGGAACGGCGCGGCGGGTGAGGTGCCCCTCGCGGGATTTCCCTACCACGCTCTCGACGCGTACCTTCCAAAACTCCTCAAAGCCGGACATCGGGTTGCGATCTGCGAACAGATGGAAGACCCGAGGTTTGCGGTCGGTCTTGTGAAGCGGGATGTCGTTGAGGTCGTGACGCCGGGTGTCTCATTCTCTGACAAAGTCCTGGAGCAGAAACAGAACAACTATCTCGCCGCTGTCGCACTTCCGTCTCCGCTGGCTCAGGGGGATGAGATGATCGGATTTGCGTTTATCGACGTCTCAACGGCGGAATTTGGTGTCACAGAGTTCCCGTTCAGGAACCTCGCCGATCAGATTCATGTCTTGCAGCCTTCTGAGCTTCTCGTCCAGAAAAGAGACCTCGAGACACTCGAGAGCATTCTCCGTGATAAGTTCAGGGGCTTGTATACGAAGGTGGAGGATTGGGTCTACAACGGAGACTACAGCTACGAGATCCTGGTCAACCACTTCAAGACGCAATCGCTCAAGGGCTTCGGTGTTGAGCATCTGAAGACAGGTCTGGTCGCGGCCGGCGCCGTCATGCACTACCTCCAGGAAACGCAGAAGGCGAATCTGCCGCACCTCAGGAAAGTGACTCCCTTCGACACCAGCGACTATATGGTGCTGGACGCTTCCACGAAACGCAACCTCGAGATTACGGCTTCGCTTTCCGGACAATCGGATGGGACATTGTTCGCGGTTCTGGATCGGACTCAGACTGCGATGGGAGGGCGGCTGTTGAAGGCATGGGTCAATCGTCCGCTGAAGAAACTGGAATCGATTCGCCGCCGGCTCGACGCAGTGAAAGAACTGTTCGGCAACGACAGCGTGCGGAGCGACCTCCGGGATGTGCTGGGGCAGGTGGGCGATCTTGAGCGGCTGGTTGCGCGCATCGCGACTGGACGCGCAAACCCCCGGGAACTGAAGCAACTCGAACGGTCGCTGACTTTCATCCCTTCTGTGAAACAGCACGTGGGCTTGTTAAAGTCGCCAACGCTTGCGGAGATGCACGCCGCATTGAATCCTCTTGATCCTCTGGTCAAACTTCTTCACGACGCGATCGAAGAAGATCCGCCTCTTGCTCTCGTCGAAGGAGGAGTGATCAGGGTGGGATACAGCAAGGAACTTGATGATCTCCGGACGATCGCCTTCAGCGGAAAGGATTGGATCGCGAAACTTCAGGCGAAAGAGCGTCAGAGGACCGGAATCCCTTCGTTGAAGGTGGGGTACAACAATGTGTTCGGATACTACATCGAGATCACGAATACGCATAAGGACAAGATACCGGCGGACTATATCCGAAAGCAAACCCTGACGAATGCCGAGCGGTATATCACGCCAGATCTGAAGGAATACGAAGAGAAAGTCCTTCACGCCGAAGAAAAGATCCTTGCCCTTGAAACGCGGATTTTCAGTGATATCCGAATTTCGATTGCCGAGTACTCCGCCTCAATTCTGGACAACGCCCGGCTCCTTGCGACATTCGATTGCTTCGTCGCTCTTGCGGATGTCGCTGTCGAGAGTAACTTCGTCTGTCCGGAAGTTGATGATTCAACCAGGCTGGAGATCAGGGAGGGGCGGCATCCGGTGATCGAGCGGCTGCTCCCGCCGGGAGAGCGCTATACGGCCAACAACACGCTCATGGACACCGAATCGGATCAAATCCTGATTATCACAGGTCCAAACATGAGCGGCAAATCAAGTTACCTCCGGCAGGTCGGCCTGATCGTACTTCTCGCACAAATCGGCAGCTTTGTTCCGGCAGCCGAAGCCAAGATTGGTCTGGTGGACCGGATCTATACGAGGGTTGGGGCGAGCGACAACATTGCGTCCGGAGAGAGCACGTTTCTGGTGGAAATGCACGAGGCCGCGACGATCGTCAACACGTCCACGAGCCGCGGATTGATCCTGCTTGACGAGGTGGGACGCGGGACGAGCACATTTGACGGGATCAGCATCGCGTGGGCCTTGACGGAGTACCTGCACACCCGGATCGGTGCGAAAACGCTCTTTGCGACGCACTATCACGAGCTGAACGAACTCGCGGATATCTTCCCCCGCATCAAGAACTACAAAGTTGATGTGCGGGAGTACGGTGACAAGGTTCTCTTTCTCCACAAAGTGGTCCCGGGATTTGCTGACCACTCGTATGGTATTCAGGTTGCCCAGATGGCCGGGCTTCCCGAGGAAGTGACCGACAGGGCAAAGAAAATCCTGAAGAATCTCGAGGAGTCTGACCTCAACGTGTATTCGAGCGGGAGGCAGATCAAAGGCCGCACACCTCCTCCGGATATCCAGATGACGCTTTTCGAAGTGAAAGATGAACGGCTTCGCGAGGAGATTCGAAAACTGGATGTCGAGAATATGACCCCGCTGGAAGCATTGCAGAAACTTACCGAGATCAAGCGCCGGTTGGATCAACAATAG